Proteins encoded in a region of the Anopheles aquasalis chromosome 2, idAnoAquaMG_Q_19, whole genome shotgun sequence genome:
- the LOC126570701 gene encoding nonsense-mediated mRNA decay factor SMG8 isoform X2, with translation MLKLAEEMMSENTSHPPAHFINFNSAIRTRYARVLLFALQVCHILILVETSVTFDLSYLSLFKSLKIIREKYVLKFLPEMLKNAGVGSFMGKECRLASPRLIFLLNLPETLQTPSKEDIQALEVKLEDFITKTLRNEFIITNNSAMSLFSLPKGKQFVFYTQTKEQHKNPTRDMMMILTTYLNNSSQTAIIRERDGALMNKLKPYEFIGFPDFTVEFDHSEKRRNNRSILELVQMLVVDTLEPVLDEKFTSSKQHSKCGTLPSIGLWYEMFQFMYQIFIEDPAKSSYNGFEPVYKSFLENFHALVDIEEQFFSEVGEQGLELAMLKYNEMLPMHYSSSYHESKYQDALHLLVQYVRGPQLKPSVEKLKDYCNSIWMSGKQQCEYPSLRGNPCLMGKHKPLDLSEHSSGVIFVSSCNCGRIQGHREDPYTIRQANYEFYQIMAKSCSNCNRLEHVPFPIFEPSTSDFRAAEFINKNLSNLMTFDSTGRTASDINNMHRSARDSPFLSSSERSQNCFTNFSFNTISYDAPDRTCESAQAKSQNEELYKRDFALNHKTNTKQIVDVENYNIYKNRKTDSQNQSDEMMIKVSVVEPITAKALESRIDSLKYPSTTEYLPGMLHAASPAGLLPRFPSWSLVCLGSSSIYTHNTGLPEHVQSGFISGSNYLLPWDVNVRLEHAQSWAASYEKIRLRKKTNLHSSKSFERNNSFTLKIFIGVEYECLRGHRFFMTSQDSVLRSAAEIARDSGSNVVFNDMPIYFPCPCRNAINNTAQLMRVHIITPKAPVNVIIDPKVKIFQNNMQSSLTFNTGLAQPIKLTQSSYWILRLPFVYEGDAGPLEPPAANSVNPNSAIIHGVLIAGMIRDIRENELNEESLLGS, from the exons ATGCTAAAGTTAGCTGAAGAAATGATGAGTGAAAACACCTCACATCCTCCAGCCCATTTTATTAACTTCAACAGTGCGATCAGGACTCGTTACGCTCGCGTTCTTTTATTCGCCCTGCAGGTTTGTCACATTTTGATCTTGGTGGAGACCTCAGTGACATTCGATTTGTCCTACCTATCATTGTTCAAATCTTTGAAAATAATACGAGAGAAATACGTGCTGAAGTTCCTACCGGAAATGCTAAAAAATGCTGGCGTGGGATCCTTCATGGGAAAAGAATGCCGGTTAGCTAGTCCAAGACTGATTTTTCTGCTCAACCTCCCCGAAACACTACAAACACCCTCTAAAGAAGATATTCAAGCTTTGGAAGTTAAGCTCGAAGATTTTATAACAAAGACTCTTCGGAATGAGTTTATAATTACAAACAACAGTGCTATGTCACTGTTTTCTTTACCGAAGGGAAAACAGTTTGTATTTTACACTCAAACTAAAGAACAACACAAAAATCCTACAAGagatatgatgatgattttgacGACATACTTAAATAATTCGAGTCAAACAGCCATAATCCGCGAACGCGATGGGGCATTGATGAACAAATTAAAACCGTATGAATTTATCGGATTTCCTGACTTTACAGTAGAGTTTGATCATtcagaaaagagaagaaacaatCGAAGCATATTGGAGTTAGTGCAAATGCTTGTAGTTGATACACTTGAACCAGTGTTGGACGAAAAATTTACCAGTAGTAAGCAACACTCAAAATGTGGAACT CTTCCATCGATTGGTCTTTGGTATGAAATGTTTCAATTCATGTACCAGATTTTTATAGAAGATCCCGCTAAATCATCCTACAACGGGTTTGAACCAGTATAT aaaTCTTTTTTGGAAAACTTCCACGCGCTTGTAGACATTGAAGAACAATTCTTTAGCGAGGTAGGAGAACAGGGGTTAGAGCTGGCGATGCTCAAATATAATGAAATGCTTCCCATGCACTATAGTAGCAGTTATCATGAATCCAAGTATCAAGATGCCCTGCATCTCCTTGTCCAATATGTTCGAGGACCACAATTAAAGCCATCCGTTGAAAAACTGAAAGATTACTGCAATTCGATTTGGATGAGCGGTAAACAGCAGTGTGAATATCCAAGTCTGCGTGGTAACCCATGTTTAATGGGTAAGCACAAACCTCTGGATCTGTCGGAGCATTCGAGTGGTGTTATTTTTGTGTCCTCTTGCAACTGTGGTAGAATACAAGGTCACCGAGAAGATCCTTACACGATCAGACAGGCAAACTACGAGTTTTATCAAATTATGGCCAAGAGCTGTAGTAACTGCAATAGGTTGGAACATGTGCCATTTCCTATCTTCGAGCCGTCTACTAGTGATTTTCGGGCCGCCGAGTTTATAAACAAAAATTTGTCTAACTTGATGACGTTCGATAGCACAGGGCGGACAGCTTCGGACATAAATAATATGCATCGATCGGCTCGAGATTCGCCATTTCTGTCAAGCAGTGAACGTAGTCAAAACTGTTTCACAAATTTCAGTTTCAACACCATTTCTTACGATGCACCAGACAGAACATGTGAGAGTGCCCAAGCAAAGAGTCAGAACGAAGAACTTTATAAAAGAGATTTCGCTTTGAACCATAAGACAAACACTAAGCAAATTGTTGATGTAGAAAATTATAATATATACAAGAATCGAAAAACGGATTCACAGAATCAGAGCGATGAAATGATGATCAAAGTATCGGTTGTAGAGCCAATTACAGCGAAAGCACTAGAATCCAGGATTGATTCATTGAAATATCCATCTACTACGGAATATTTACCTGGTATGCTTCATGCAGCAAGTCCGGCTGGATTACTGCCCCGTTTTCCTTCCTGGTCGCTTGTTTGCCTTGGTTCCAGTTCCATTTACACTCACAATACTGGCCTGCCCGAGCATGTACAGAGTGGATTTATATCTGGATCGAATTATTTGCTACCTTGGGACGTTAATGTTCGACTGGAGCATGCACAATCATGGGCTGCTTCATATGAAAAGATACGCCTGCGCAAGAAAACGAATTTACATTCCTCTAAGTCATTTGAACGAAATAACTCATTTACGCTTAAGATTTTTATAGGAGTCGAATACGAATGTCTTCGAGGACATCGGTTTTTCATGACATCACAGGATAGTGTCCTACGCAGTGCAGCAGAAATCGCACGAGATAGCGGTAGCAACGTAGTGTTCAACGATATGCCGATTTATTTTCCCTGTCCATGTCGAAATGCAATTAATAATACGGCACAACTAATGCGAGTACATATTATCACACCTAAAGCACCAGTGAACGTAATCATAGATCCGAAGGTTAAAATCTTTCAAAACAATATGCAAAGTAGCTTAACATTTAATACAGGCTTGGCGCAACCTATTAAGCTAACACAAAGCTCTTACTGGATTTTGCGTTTGCCGTTTGTGTATGAAGGAGATGCAGGACCATTAGAACCCCCCGCTGCAAATAGCGTGAATCCAAATAGCGCTATTATACACGGTGTTCTAATAGCAGGCATGATTCGAGATATTCGAGAAAATGAACTAAACGAAGAATCGCTCCTGGGGTCATAG
- the LOC126570701 gene encoding nonsense-mediated mRNA decay factor SMG8 isoform X3 codes for MDHLNSFVYPDVPRDMWETVFSKRKQMVIVGVLGKSNEAHCNKLAEFGVLNIQPNLEDIAGIDGRVKFYFRTEGDTLFLHFESTFDNFVMLKLAEEMMSENTSHPPAHFINFNSAIRTRYARVLLFALQLPSIGLWYEMFQFMYQIFIEDPAKSSYNGFEPVYKSFLENFHALVDIEEQFFSEVGEQGLELAMLKYNEMLPMHYSSSYHESKYQDALHLLVQYVRGPQLKPSVEKLKDYCNSIWMSGKQQCEYPSLRGNPCLMGKHKPLDLSEHSSGVIFVSSCNCGRIQGHREDPYTIRQANYEFYQIMAKSCSNCNRLEHVPFPIFEPSTSDFRAAEFINKNLSNLMTFDSTGRTASDINNMHRSARDSPFLSSSERSQNCFTNFSFNTISYDAPDRTCESAQAKSQNEELYKRDFALNHKTNTKQIVDVENYNIYKNRKTDSQNQSDEMMIKVSVVEPITAKALESRIDSLKYPSTTEYLPGMLHAASPAGLLPRFPSWSLVCLGSSSIYTHNTGLPEHVQSGFISGSNYLLPWDVNVRLEHAQSWAASYEKIRLRKKTNLHSSKSFERNNSFTLKIFIGVEYECLRGHRFFMTSQDSVLRSAAEIARDSGSNVVFNDMPIYFPCPCRNAINNTAQLMRVHIITPKAPVNVIIDPKVKIFQNNMQSSLTFNTGLAQPIKLTQSSYWILRLPFVYEGDAGPLEPPAANSVNPNSAIIHGVLIAGMIRDIRENELNEESLLGS; via the exons ATGGATCATTTAAACAGTTTCGTTTATCCAGACGTTCCTCGAGACATGTG GGAAACTGTATTCTCGAAACGCAAACAGATGGTCATAGTGGGTGTGCttggaaaatcaaatgaaGCACACTGCAATAAGCTAGCCGAGTTTGGTGTGCTTAATATTCAACCGAACTTAGAGGATATAGCCGGTATCGAT GGTCGTGTTAAATTTTACTTCCGTACTGAGGGGGACACGCTTTTCTTGCACTTTGAATCGACGTTTGATAACTTTGTGATGCTAAAGTTAGCTGAAGAAATGATGAGTGAAAACACCTCACATCCTCCAGCCCATTTTATTAACTTCAACAGTGCGATCAGGACTCGTTACGCTCGCGTTCTTTTATTCGCCCTGCAG CTTCCATCGATTGGTCTTTGGTATGAAATGTTTCAATTCATGTACCAGATTTTTATAGAAGATCCCGCTAAATCATCCTACAACGGGTTTGAACCAGTATAT aaaTCTTTTTTGGAAAACTTCCACGCGCTTGTAGACATTGAAGAACAATTCTTTAGCGAGGTAGGAGAACAGGGGTTAGAGCTGGCGATGCTCAAATATAATGAAATGCTTCCCATGCACTATAGTAGCAGTTATCATGAATCCAAGTATCAAGATGCCCTGCATCTCCTTGTCCAATATGTTCGAGGACCACAATTAAAGCCATCCGTTGAAAAACTGAAAGATTACTGCAATTCGATTTGGATGAGCGGTAAACAGCAGTGTGAATATCCAAGTCTGCGTGGTAACCCATGTTTAATGGGTAAGCACAAACCTCTGGATCTGTCGGAGCATTCGAGTGGTGTTATTTTTGTGTCCTCTTGCAACTGTGGTAGAATACAAGGTCACCGAGAAGATCCTTACACGATCAGACAGGCAAACTACGAGTTTTATCAAATTATGGCCAAGAGCTGTAGTAACTGCAATAGGTTGGAACATGTGCCATTTCCTATCTTCGAGCCGTCTACTAGTGATTTTCGGGCCGCCGAGTTTATAAACAAAAATTTGTCTAACTTGATGACGTTCGATAGCACAGGGCGGACAGCTTCGGACATAAATAATATGCATCGATCGGCTCGAGATTCGCCATTTCTGTCAAGCAGTGAACGTAGTCAAAACTGTTTCACAAATTTCAGTTTCAACACCATTTCTTACGATGCACCAGACAGAACATGTGAGAGTGCCCAAGCAAAGAGTCAGAACGAAGAACTTTATAAAAGAGATTTCGCTTTGAACCATAAGACAAACACTAAGCAAATTGTTGATGTAGAAAATTATAATATATACAAGAATCGAAAAACGGATTCACAGAATCAGAGCGATGAAATGATGATCAAAGTATCGGTTGTAGAGCCAATTACAGCGAAAGCACTAGAATCCAGGATTGATTCATTGAAATATCCATCTACTACGGAATATTTACCTGGTATGCTTCATGCAGCAAGTCCGGCTGGATTACTGCCCCGTTTTCCTTCCTGGTCGCTTGTTTGCCTTGGTTCCAGTTCCATTTACACTCACAATACTGGCCTGCCCGAGCATGTACAGAGTGGATTTATATCTGGATCGAATTATTTGCTACCTTGGGACGTTAATGTTCGACTGGAGCATGCACAATCATGGGCTGCTTCATATGAAAAGATACGCCTGCGCAAGAAAACGAATTTACATTCCTCTAAGTCATTTGAACGAAATAACTCATTTACGCTTAAGATTTTTATAGGAGTCGAATACGAATGTCTTCGAGGACATCGGTTTTTCATGACATCACAGGATAGTGTCCTACGCAGTGCAGCAGAAATCGCACGAGATAGCGGTAGCAACGTAGTGTTCAACGATATGCCGATTTATTTTCCCTGTCCATGTCGAAATGCAATTAATAATACGGCACAACTAATGCGAGTACATATTATCACACCTAAAGCACCAGTGAACGTAATCATAGATCCGAAGGTTAAAATCTTTCAAAACAATATGCAAAGTAGCTTAACATTTAATACAGGCTTGGCGCAACCTATTAAGCTAACACAAAGCTCTTACTGGATTTTGCGTTTGCCGTTTGTGTATGAAGGAGATGCAGGACCATTAGAACCCCCCGCTGCAAATAGCGTGAATCCAAATAGCGCTATTATACACGGTGTTCTAATAGCAGGCATGATTCGAGATATTCGAGAAAATGAACTAAACGAAGAATCGCTCCTGGGGTCATAG
- the LOC126570701 gene encoding nonsense-mediated mRNA decay factor SMG8 isoform X1 has product MDHLNSFVYPDVPRDMWETVFSKRKQMVIVGVLGKSNEAHCNKLAEFGVLNIQPNLEDIAGIDGRVKFYFRTEGDTLFLHFESTFDNFVMLKLAEEMMSENTSHPPAHFINFNSAIRTRYARVLLFALQVCHILILVETSVTFDLSYLSLFKSLKIIREKYVLKFLPEMLKNAGVGSFMGKECRLASPRLIFLLNLPETLQTPSKEDIQALEVKLEDFITKTLRNEFIITNNSAMSLFSLPKGKQFVFYTQTKEQHKNPTRDMMMILTTYLNNSSQTAIIRERDGALMNKLKPYEFIGFPDFTVEFDHSEKRRNNRSILELVQMLVVDTLEPVLDEKFTSSKQHSKCGTLPSIGLWYEMFQFMYQIFIEDPAKSSYNGFEPVYKSFLENFHALVDIEEQFFSEVGEQGLELAMLKYNEMLPMHYSSSYHESKYQDALHLLVQYVRGPQLKPSVEKLKDYCNSIWMSGKQQCEYPSLRGNPCLMGKHKPLDLSEHSSGVIFVSSCNCGRIQGHREDPYTIRQANYEFYQIMAKSCSNCNRLEHVPFPIFEPSTSDFRAAEFINKNLSNLMTFDSTGRTASDINNMHRSARDSPFLSSSERSQNCFTNFSFNTISYDAPDRTCESAQAKSQNEELYKRDFALNHKTNTKQIVDVENYNIYKNRKTDSQNQSDEMMIKVSVVEPITAKALESRIDSLKYPSTTEYLPGMLHAASPAGLLPRFPSWSLVCLGSSSIYTHNTGLPEHVQSGFISGSNYLLPWDVNVRLEHAQSWAASYEKIRLRKKTNLHSSKSFERNNSFTLKIFIGVEYECLRGHRFFMTSQDSVLRSAAEIARDSGSNVVFNDMPIYFPCPCRNAINNTAQLMRVHIITPKAPVNVIIDPKVKIFQNNMQSSLTFNTGLAQPIKLTQSSYWILRLPFVYEGDAGPLEPPAANSVNPNSAIIHGVLIAGMIRDIRENELNEESLLGS; this is encoded by the exons ATGGATCATTTAAACAGTTTCGTTTATCCAGACGTTCCTCGAGACATGTG GGAAACTGTATTCTCGAAACGCAAACAGATGGTCATAGTGGGTGTGCttggaaaatcaaatgaaGCACACTGCAATAAGCTAGCCGAGTTTGGTGTGCTTAATATTCAACCGAACTTAGAGGATATAGCCGGTATCGAT GGTCGTGTTAAATTTTACTTCCGTACTGAGGGGGACACGCTTTTCTTGCACTTTGAATCGACGTTTGATAACTTTGTGATGCTAAAGTTAGCTGAAGAAATGATGAGTGAAAACACCTCACATCCTCCAGCCCATTTTATTAACTTCAACAGTGCGATCAGGACTCGTTACGCTCGCGTTCTTTTATTCGCCCTGCAGGTTTGTCACATTTTGATCTTGGTGGAGACCTCAGTGACATTCGATTTGTCCTACCTATCATTGTTCAAATCTTTGAAAATAATACGAGAGAAATACGTGCTGAAGTTCCTACCGGAAATGCTAAAAAATGCTGGCGTGGGATCCTTCATGGGAAAAGAATGCCGGTTAGCTAGTCCAAGACTGATTTTTCTGCTCAACCTCCCCGAAACACTACAAACACCCTCTAAAGAAGATATTCAAGCTTTGGAAGTTAAGCTCGAAGATTTTATAACAAAGACTCTTCGGAATGAGTTTATAATTACAAACAACAGTGCTATGTCACTGTTTTCTTTACCGAAGGGAAAACAGTTTGTATTTTACACTCAAACTAAAGAACAACACAAAAATCCTACAAGagatatgatgatgattttgacGACATACTTAAATAATTCGAGTCAAACAGCCATAATCCGCGAACGCGATGGGGCATTGATGAACAAATTAAAACCGTATGAATTTATCGGATTTCCTGACTTTACAGTAGAGTTTGATCATtcagaaaagagaagaaacaatCGAAGCATATTGGAGTTAGTGCAAATGCTTGTAGTTGATACACTTGAACCAGTGTTGGACGAAAAATTTACCAGTAGTAAGCAACACTCAAAATGTGGAACT CTTCCATCGATTGGTCTTTGGTATGAAATGTTTCAATTCATGTACCAGATTTTTATAGAAGATCCCGCTAAATCATCCTACAACGGGTTTGAACCAGTATAT aaaTCTTTTTTGGAAAACTTCCACGCGCTTGTAGACATTGAAGAACAATTCTTTAGCGAGGTAGGAGAACAGGGGTTAGAGCTGGCGATGCTCAAATATAATGAAATGCTTCCCATGCACTATAGTAGCAGTTATCATGAATCCAAGTATCAAGATGCCCTGCATCTCCTTGTCCAATATGTTCGAGGACCACAATTAAAGCCATCCGTTGAAAAACTGAAAGATTACTGCAATTCGATTTGGATGAGCGGTAAACAGCAGTGTGAATATCCAAGTCTGCGTGGTAACCCATGTTTAATGGGTAAGCACAAACCTCTGGATCTGTCGGAGCATTCGAGTGGTGTTATTTTTGTGTCCTCTTGCAACTGTGGTAGAATACAAGGTCACCGAGAAGATCCTTACACGATCAGACAGGCAAACTACGAGTTTTATCAAATTATGGCCAAGAGCTGTAGTAACTGCAATAGGTTGGAACATGTGCCATTTCCTATCTTCGAGCCGTCTACTAGTGATTTTCGGGCCGCCGAGTTTATAAACAAAAATTTGTCTAACTTGATGACGTTCGATAGCACAGGGCGGACAGCTTCGGACATAAATAATATGCATCGATCGGCTCGAGATTCGCCATTTCTGTCAAGCAGTGAACGTAGTCAAAACTGTTTCACAAATTTCAGTTTCAACACCATTTCTTACGATGCACCAGACAGAACATGTGAGAGTGCCCAAGCAAAGAGTCAGAACGAAGAACTTTATAAAAGAGATTTCGCTTTGAACCATAAGACAAACACTAAGCAAATTGTTGATGTAGAAAATTATAATATATACAAGAATCGAAAAACGGATTCACAGAATCAGAGCGATGAAATGATGATCAAAGTATCGGTTGTAGAGCCAATTACAGCGAAAGCACTAGAATCCAGGATTGATTCATTGAAATATCCATCTACTACGGAATATTTACCTGGTATGCTTCATGCAGCAAGTCCGGCTGGATTACTGCCCCGTTTTCCTTCCTGGTCGCTTGTTTGCCTTGGTTCCAGTTCCATTTACACTCACAATACTGGCCTGCCCGAGCATGTACAGAGTGGATTTATATCTGGATCGAATTATTTGCTACCTTGGGACGTTAATGTTCGACTGGAGCATGCACAATCATGGGCTGCTTCATATGAAAAGATACGCCTGCGCAAGAAAACGAATTTACATTCCTCTAAGTCATTTGAACGAAATAACTCATTTACGCTTAAGATTTTTATAGGAGTCGAATACGAATGTCTTCGAGGACATCGGTTTTTCATGACATCACAGGATAGTGTCCTACGCAGTGCAGCAGAAATCGCACGAGATAGCGGTAGCAACGTAGTGTTCAACGATATGCCGATTTATTTTCCCTGTCCATGTCGAAATGCAATTAATAATACGGCACAACTAATGCGAGTACATATTATCACACCTAAAGCACCAGTGAACGTAATCATAGATCCGAAGGTTAAAATCTTTCAAAACAATATGCAAAGTAGCTTAACATTTAATACAGGCTTGGCGCAACCTATTAAGCTAACACAAAGCTCTTACTGGATTTTGCGTTTGCCGTTTGTGTATGAAGGAGATGCAGGACCATTAGAACCCCCCGCTGCAAATAGCGTGAATCCAAATAGCGCTATTATACACGGTGTTCTAATAGCAGGCATGATTCGAGATATTCGAGAAAATGAACTAAACGAAGAATCGCTCCTGGGGTCATAG
- the LOC126570701 gene encoding nonsense-mediated mRNA decay factor SMG8 isoform X4, which yields MLVVDTLEPVLDEKFTSSKQHSKCGTLPSIGLWYEMFQFMYQIFIEDPAKSSYNGFEPVYKSFLENFHALVDIEEQFFSEVGEQGLELAMLKYNEMLPMHYSSSYHESKYQDALHLLVQYVRGPQLKPSVEKLKDYCNSIWMSGKQQCEYPSLRGNPCLMGKHKPLDLSEHSSGVIFVSSCNCGRIQGHREDPYTIRQANYEFYQIMAKSCSNCNRLEHVPFPIFEPSTSDFRAAEFINKNLSNLMTFDSTGRTASDINNMHRSARDSPFLSSSERSQNCFTNFSFNTISYDAPDRTCESAQAKSQNEELYKRDFALNHKTNTKQIVDVENYNIYKNRKTDSQNQSDEMMIKVSVVEPITAKALESRIDSLKYPSTTEYLPGMLHAASPAGLLPRFPSWSLVCLGSSSIYTHNTGLPEHVQSGFISGSNYLLPWDVNVRLEHAQSWAASYEKIRLRKKTNLHSSKSFERNNSFTLKIFIGVEYECLRGHRFFMTSQDSVLRSAAEIARDSGSNVVFNDMPIYFPCPCRNAINNTAQLMRVHIITPKAPVNVIIDPKVKIFQNNMQSSLTFNTGLAQPIKLTQSSYWILRLPFVYEGDAGPLEPPAANSVNPNSAIIHGVLIAGMIRDIRENELNEESLLGS from the exons ATGCTTGTAGTTGATACACTTGAACCAGTGTTGGACGAAAAATTTACCAGTAGTAAGCAACACTCAAAATGTGGAACT CTTCCATCGATTGGTCTTTGGTATGAAATGTTTCAATTCATGTACCAGATTTTTATAGAAGATCCCGCTAAATCATCCTACAACGGGTTTGAACCAGTATAT aaaTCTTTTTTGGAAAACTTCCACGCGCTTGTAGACATTGAAGAACAATTCTTTAGCGAGGTAGGAGAACAGGGGTTAGAGCTGGCGATGCTCAAATATAATGAAATGCTTCCCATGCACTATAGTAGCAGTTATCATGAATCCAAGTATCAAGATGCCCTGCATCTCCTTGTCCAATATGTTCGAGGACCACAATTAAAGCCATCCGTTGAAAAACTGAAAGATTACTGCAATTCGATTTGGATGAGCGGTAAACAGCAGTGTGAATATCCAAGTCTGCGTGGTAACCCATGTTTAATGGGTAAGCACAAACCTCTGGATCTGTCGGAGCATTCGAGTGGTGTTATTTTTGTGTCCTCTTGCAACTGTGGTAGAATACAAGGTCACCGAGAAGATCCTTACACGATCAGACAGGCAAACTACGAGTTTTATCAAATTATGGCCAAGAGCTGTAGTAACTGCAATAGGTTGGAACATGTGCCATTTCCTATCTTCGAGCCGTCTACTAGTGATTTTCGGGCCGCCGAGTTTATAAACAAAAATTTGTCTAACTTGATGACGTTCGATAGCACAGGGCGGACAGCTTCGGACATAAATAATATGCATCGATCGGCTCGAGATTCGCCATTTCTGTCAAGCAGTGAACGTAGTCAAAACTGTTTCACAAATTTCAGTTTCAACACCATTTCTTACGATGCACCAGACAGAACATGTGAGAGTGCCCAAGCAAAGAGTCAGAACGAAGAACTTTATAAAAGAGATTTCGCTTTGAACCATAAGACAAACACTAAGCAAATTGTTGATGTAGAAAATTATAATATATACAAGAATCGAAAAACGGATTCACAGAATCAGAGCGATGAAATGATGATCAAAGTATCGGTTGTAGAGCCAATTACAGCGAAAGCACTAGAATCCAGGATTGATTCATTGAAATATCCATCTACTACGGAATATTTACCTGGTATGCTTCATGCAGCAAGTCCGGCTGGATTACTGCCCCGTTTTCCTTCCTGGTCGCTTGTTTGCCTTGGTTCCAGTTCCATTTACACTCACAATACTGGCCTGCCCGAGCATGTACAGAGTGGATTTATATCTGGATCGAATTATTTGCTACCTTGGGACGTTAATGTTCGACTGGAGCATGCACAATCATGGGCTGCTTCATATGAAAAGATACGCCTGCGCAAGAAAACGAATTTACATTCCTCTAAGTCATTTGAACGAAATAACTCATTTACGCTTAAGATTTTTATAGGAGTCGAATACGAATGTCTTCGAGGACATCGGTTTTTCATGACATCACAGGATAGTGTCCTACGCAGTGCAGCAGAAATCGCACGAGATAGCGGTAGCAACGTAGTGTTCAACGATATGCCGATTTATTTTCCCTGTCCATGTCGAAATGCAATTAATAATACGGCACAACTAATGCGAGTACATATTATCACACCTAAAGCACCAGTGAACGTAATCATAGATCCGAAGGTTAAAATCTTTCAAAACAATATGCAAAGTAGCTTAACATTTAATACAGGCTTGGCGCAACCTATTAAGCTAACACAAAGCTCTTACTGGATTTTGCGTTTGCCGTTTGTGTATGAAGGAGATGCAGGACCATTAGAACCCCCCGCTGCAAATAGCGTGAATCCAAATAGCGCTATTATACACGGTGTTCTAATAGCAGGCATGATTCGAGATATTCGAGAAAATGAACTAAACGAAGAATCGCTCCTGGGGTCATAG
- the LOC126570701 gene encoding nonsense-mediated mRNA decay factor SMG8 isoform X5 has product MDHLNSFVYPDVPRDMWETVFSKRKQMVIVGVLGKSNEAHCNKLAEFGVLNIQPNLEDIAGIDGRVKFYFRTEGDTLFLHFESTFDNFVMLKLAEEMMSENTSHPPAHFINFNSAIRTRYARVLLFALQVCHILILVETSVTFDLSYLSLFKSLKIIREKYVLKFLPEMLKNAGVGSFMGKECRLASPRLIFLLNLPETLQTPSKEDIQALEVKLEDFITKTLRNEFIITNNSAMSLFSLPKGKQFVFYTQTKEQHKNPTRDMMMILTTYLNNSSQTAIIRERDGALMNKLKPYEFIGFPDFTVEFDHSEKRRNNRSILELVQMLVVDTLEPVLDEKFTSSKQHSKCGTVRALKTSK; this is encoded by the exons ATGGATCATTTAAACAGTTTCGTTTATCCAGACGTTCCTCGAGACATGTG GGAAACTGTATTCTCGAAACGCAAACAGATGGTCATAGTGGGTGTGCttggaaaatcaaatgaaGCACACTGCAATAAGCTAGCCGAGTTTGGTGTGCTTAATATTCAACCGAACTTAGAGGATATAGCCGGTATCGAT GGTCGTGTTAAATTTTACTTCCGTACTGAGGGGGACACGCTTTTCTTGCACTTTGAATCGACGTTTGATAACTTTGTGATGCTAAAGTTAGCTGAAGAAATGATGAGTGAAAACACCTCACATCCTCCAGCCCATTTTATTAACTTCAACAGTGCGATCAGGACTCGTTACGCTCGCGTTCTTTTATTCGCCCTGCAGGTTTGTCACATTTTGATCTTGGTGGAGACCTCAGTGACATTCGATTTGTCCTACCTATCATTGTTCAAATCTTTGAAAATAATACGAGAGAAATACGTGCTGAAGTTCCTACCGGAAATGCTAAAAAATGCTGGCGTGGGATCCTTCATGGGAAAAGAATGCCGGTTAGCTAGTCCAAGACTGATTTTTCTGCTCAACCTCCCCGAAACACTACAAACACCCTCTAAAGAAGATATTCAAGCTTTGGAAGTTAAGCTCGAAGATTTTATAACAAAGACTCTTCGGAATGAGTTTATAATTACAAACAACAGTGCTATGTCACTGTTTTCTTTACCGAAGGGAAAACAGTTTGTATTTTACACTCAAACTAAAGAACAACACAAAAATCCTACAAGagatatgatgatgattttgacGACATACTTAAATAATTCGAGTCAAACAGCCATAATCCGCGAACGCGATGGGGCATTGATGAACAAATTAAAACCGTATGAATTTATCGGATTTCCTGACTTTACAGTAGAGTTTGATCATtcagaaaagagaagaaacaatCGAAGCATATTGGAGTTAGTGCAAATGCTTGTAGTTGATACACTTGAACCAGTGTTGGACGAAAAATTTACCAGTAGTAAGCAACACTCAAAATGTGGAACTGTACGTGCATTAAAAACCTCTAAGTAG